The genome window TGGACGTTGATGTTATTCATCATGGGAGATGTGGCAGGCGGGTTGCAGGACGAGGCACGTACTGGCACCTTGGAGCAAATGTTTCTTACGCCCTATGGGGCTGCCAGAGTATTTGTGATCCGGGCGATCGGCAGCCTCAGCATTCAACTCACCCTCAACGTTGTCATTGTCGTGGCAATCATACTGATCACAGGCAGCAAGCTAGAATTTCCGCCTGCTTTAGTGCCCCCGTTCATTACAGCGCTGCTAGGAGCCTATGGCTTAGCCTTTACTGTTGGGTCGCTTACCCTCGTATTCAAGCAAGTGCGACAGGTGCAAAGCATTCTACAATTTGGGCTACTGCTGCTGCTGGCGGCTCCTACCGAAACTTGGACAGGCTCATTGCAGCTTGTAGGCTGGCTAATGCCCATTGCGCCAGGGGCAGGTCTGCTGCGAGATGTCATGGCTCGGGGGCTAGAGCTAGATGGAATGAGAATGGCGATCGCATCTCTTAATGGACTGTTTTATTTTACGATGGGCGTTCTTTTGTTTGGTTGGGCAGAACGACTCACTAAGCGCCAAGGTAGACTAGGGGGAT of Timaviella obliquedivisa GSE-PSE-MK23-08B contains these proteins:
- a CDS encoding ABC transporter permease; translated protein: MLDLFLAELKRSWIILSRYATETIGGIIATTFVFYGLFLSSRYIAGPGIALGDRLDSVIVGYILWTLMLFIMGDVAGGLQDEARTGTLEQMFLTPYGAARVFVIRAIGSLSIQLTLNVVIVVAIILITGSKLEFPPALVPPFITALLGAYGLAFTVGSLTLVFKQVRQVQSILQFGLLLLLAAPTETWTGSLQLVGWLMPIAPGAGLLRDVMARGLELDGMRMAIASLNGLFYFTMGVLLFGWAERLTKRQGRLGGY